One stretch of Microplitis mediator isolate UGA2020A chromosome 9, iyMicMedi2.1, whole genome shotgun sequence DNA includes these proteins:
- the LOC130674676 gene encoding uncharacterized protein LOC130674676, whose translation MQKLFQFDNKKNSSFIFYDGHCYTRRHDTQIYVQCHMRFMKNCKARGVTNRGPPVTLLKKHNHSKNFDLQPVYDFKQELYKTVTSSFRDLRSIYDELCVKHQKGSSLVPFCRIERVMQQWRRKICPPTPGSLGEYYLRLKLDRWQYLYRSQNSNLTIANVYGRDGSIATVFIDPDLLQNIHTTNLYIDATYKVCPSDPKNSIYQFFTILASINNVILPVAWSLMSRKSTACYVAVIERFKSFTQHVTVLSYMTDFEAGLRKALRESYPNATAQSCYFHFVQAMIKKAKKLGILKKIENWEDGKKFFRKILALALLPSGDILQAFHWLLQIHTPFYHIFKNFLDYFIDYWLLKITPAGFSVYRLKIKTNNYTESYHRRLNKFFGLHSSLWQFTLNLRRLHEITKIEVQSLLLSQPVRRETRPKDLLRAQLLDRAWELYDSDVLDIPHFLELAEYISPVLADGNIQISIEDVDNFINIPIYRYVAVGENNYVVINNDEANHVQHILFIQQN comes from the exons atgcaaaaattatttcagtttgataataaaaaaaattcaagttttattttttacgatgGACATTGTTACACACGTCGTCATGACACTCAAAT ATATGTCCAATGTCACATGAGGTTTATGAAAAATTGCAAAGCTCGAGGTGTAACAAACCGAGGACCACCCGTTACTTTGTTGAAAAAACATaatcattctaaaaattttgatttacagCCTGTATATGACTTTAAACAAGAACTTTATAAAACTGTAACATCAAGTTTTCGAGATTTAAGAAGTATTTACGATGAGCTATGTGTTAA ACACCAAAAAGGATCCTCTCTTGTGCCATTTTGTCGCATAGAGAGAGTAATGCAACAGTGGCGGAGAAAAATTTGCCCACCGACCCCTGGTTCACTTGGTGAATATTATTTACGATTAAAATTGGATCGTTGGCAATATTTATATCGATCTCAGAACAGTAATTTAACTATTGCTAATGTTTATGGCAGAGACGGTTCGATTGCCACAGTTTTTATTGACCCtgatttattacaaaatattcaCACAACTAATTTATACATCGATGCGACTTACAAAGTTTGCCCATCCGAtccaaaaaattcaatctatcaattttttacaattttggCGTCAATAAATAACGTg ATTTTGCCTGTCGCCTGGAGCCTCATGTCGAGGAAATCAACGGCGTGTTATGTAGCTGTCATTGAGCGTTTTAAGTCTTTTACTCAACATGTTACTGTTTTATCTTACATGACAGATTTTGAAGCAGGTCTTCGAAAAGCATTACGAGAGTCATATCCCAATGCAACCGCTCAAagttgttattttcattttgtacAA GCCATGATTAAAAAAGCCAAAAAGTTaggtatattaaaaaaaatagaaaactgggaagacggaaaaaaattttttaggaagATACTTGCTCTAGCACTACTACCAAGTGGTGATATTTTACAAGCATTTCATTGGTTACTCCAAATACATACTCCTTTCTAtcatattttcaaaaactttctcGACTATTTCATAGATTATTGGTTACTAAAAATTACACCAGCAGGATTTAGTGTCtatagattaaaaattaaaactaacaACTATACCGAATCATATCATCGAAGACTAAACAAGTTTTTCGGCTTACATTCATCACTTTGGCAATTTACCT TGAACCTCCGACGCCTTCATGAAATCACAAAAATTGAAGTACAATCGTTATTACTATCGCAACCTGTACGAAGAGAGACACGACCGAAAGATTTACTTCGAGCTCAATTGCTGGACAGGGCATGGGAATTATATGATTCTGATGTGTTAGACATTCCACATTTTCTTGAACTTGCTGAATATATATCACCTGTGTTGGCCGATGGAAATATACAAATAAGTATCGAGgatgtagataattttattaatattcccATTTACAGATACG TTGCAGTCGGTGAGAATAATTATGTggttattaataatgatgaaGCGAACCATGTGCAGCATATACTCTTCATCCaacaaaattag
- the LOC130674706 gene encoding uncharacterized protein LOC130674706, with protein sequence MANREVIEEDGNFYHVEKTVGIKKYVHCQKKNSKKCPVRGVKVLDRPITFFISQHKHSSEFLNNHIKRFRNDLKIASKKCFYSTEDIYETVSSFYPDAKLRLPFTLIRTAMNNWQKKIFVDLPAPTTYEDLTNMLSRREYLKLKEYADGRFIKLYNVENDALLLGDPEFAQSFMFDVLHVSSTMKVVPHFGNTRLLTFLLGQHHHYVFPIGIILWSTQTYETCATIMYNVRNLLIPGIHLRKIYTDFDFKGHIKTNFPESQVCGTFNNYCRILFYESFEKNVQFVNVGQENFLRNCMSLILLPREMIADGFQELINSLTPQLQNELSDFINYFRETWIQGVGVESMSLFEDTDSLNTVPVLFWSLLHNNMNDNPSLWEFIKELIIIMNKSKKEIERLDQSRSSYISLAPRVRLCIPKKLIVDLWKSLKQGKVTVQQFLTSATTYHTDHYHDVLHHAEILQEEQLDLYPRLDNNDHMPADNREEAEDLQHLEIGYEINDGNAEYLEPINEQDDDMNEENLNNDNNENNAEEENDEEVDIQNICMICVTEDRKMICIPCNHYGMCYNCSQQIRKVAAEKRLQLKCPFCNEPVQNFARVFEMIRNI encoded by the exons ATGGCGAACAGAGAAGTTATAGAGGAGgatggtaatttttatcacgtaGAAAAGACAGTAGGAATTAAaaa gtatgtacactgtcaaaaaaaaaattctaagaagTGTCCAGTTCGTGGTGTGAAAGTTCTGGATCGGCcgataacattttttatatcacaACACAAACATTCgagtgaatttttaaataatcatattaAACGGTTCCGAAATGATCTCAAAATAGCaagtaaaaaatgtttctaTTCGACCGAAGATATTTATGAAACTGTTTCAAGTTT ttaCCCTGATGCAAAGCTTAGATTACCATTTACATTAATCAGGACCGCAATGAATaattggcaaaaaaaaatattcgttgACTTGCCAGCCCCTACTACTTATGAAGATTTGACAAATATGTTATCGAGACGTGaatacttgaaattaaaagaGTATGCTGATGGCagattcataaaattatataacgtGGAAAATGATGCTTTATTATTGGGTGATCCAGAATTTGCTCAATCTTTTATGTTTGATGTTTTGCATGTTAGCTCAACAATGAAAGTTGTTCCTCATTTTGGAAATACTCGTCTGCTAACTTTTTTATTGGGTCAACACCATCATTAC GTCTTTCCAATTGGAATAATTTTATGGTCTACACAAACGTATGAAACCTGCGCCACAATAATGTATAATGTgcgaaatttattaatacctGGCATTCATCTTCGTAAAATATATACCGATTTCGACTTTAAAGGgcatataaaaacaaattttcctGAGAGCCAAGTGTGTGgcacatttaataattattgccgT atattattttacgaatcttttgaaaaaaacgtACAATTTGTCAATGTTGgtcaagaaaatttcttgagaaaTTGTATGTCCCTGATTTTATTACCGAGAGAAATGATAGCTGATGGATTTCAAgagttaattaattcattaacaCCTCAATTGCAAAATGAACTCTcggattttataaattactttcGAGAAACATGGATACAAGGAGTTGGGGTTGAATCAATGAGTCTATTCGAAGATACCGACAGCCTTAATACAGTTCCAGTTTTGTTTTGGTCGTTATTGCATAACAACATGAATGATAACCCATCGCTATGGGAGTTTATAA aagaattgataattataatgaacaagtctaaaaaagaaattgaacgCTTGGATCAGAGTAGATCATCATATATTTCACTAGCTCCACGAGTCAGATTGTGTATCCCAAAAAAGTTAATTGTTGATTTGTGGAAATCATTAAAACAAGGTAAAGTGACGGttcaacaatttttaactAGTGCAACTACATACCATACAGATCATTATCATGATGTGCTCCATCACGCTGAAATATTGCAAGAAGAACAGCTTGATCTATACCCAAGACTTGATAATaatg ATCATATGCCAGCTGACAACAGAGAAGAAGCAGAAGATTTACAACATCTTGAAATCGGATATGAAATTAATG ATGGAAATGCTGAATACTTGGAGCCGATTAATGAACAAGATGATGATatgaatgaagaaaatttaaataatgataataatgaaaataacgcAGAAGAAGAAAACGACGAAGAGGTGGATATTCAGAATATTTGTATGATTTGTGTGACAGAAGATCGAAAAATGATTTGCATTCCATGCAATCATTACGGCATGTGTTATAATTGTTCTCAACAAATACGTAAAGTTGCTGCTGAAAAACGTCTACAATTAAAGTGCCCTTTTTGCAACGAGCCAGTGCAGAACTTTGCTCGTGTATTTGAAATGATAAGAAACATATGA